One Salarias fasciatus chromosome 22, fSalaFa1.1, whole genome shotgun sequence DNA segment encodes these proteins:
- the ubap2l gene encoding ubiquitin-associated protein 2-like isoform X6 has translation MTSMGGNRARGSWEQTQGQTQSQTQHKQRPQATAEQIRLAQMISDHNDADFEEKVKQLIDITGKDQDESMIALHDCNGDVNRAINVLLEGSPDTDSWEMVGKKKGMSGQKETSQAETGEEGKENREKGAEKDAARRRGGAPRKGRGASRGREFRGQENGLDGGKAGGAGRGADRGRRGRGRGRGSVGVSGRRGGRFSAQGMGTFNPADYAEPAQTEENYGGGSTWNNTGNMEMEEGARLEYSAGEGTNYPPKFDSAPGAWRSAAEEWGTEEYNEDLSEPKVFTASSVASMPLPQENVTITKGQRIDIAVLLGKTPPSSSSETEAAPMEAAQPPSLSQSLVFSNSKQGVPLSQTSSSAPYSQHNMVSMLSKGFGEVGDPKGASSGTTGSQFLEQYKTAQALAQLAAQHSQTGPPNTAPSSWDTSAASLAQYDMKTQTESAIHTPFTKRQPYQAATSTSSMLDVFLQDKGLPPSSSVSSPSSLAQQTTSSPHVVPPPASSLPKMAAVPSLVQQVSPSSSDAQGSSPLPLQQHKLKQQKKRTSITTKIPAMAVEMPGSTDISGLNLQFGALQFGSEPVLPEYESTSSTTTPGNQVQNSLYTSPNSESTPALSNSSQMDMYDQRPPQTRRYPPSVSSSPQKDMQPKNGFSSIQASQSVEAAAGSAVSVKPAPDSVAPSSVSSMGTLTDTGSGPASLLTTSNQTSLSGLGHNKDLPPSTIPPPQHNNSHPSQQNSLAPSSVRTSNTSLLHPSVDGDSSLHSSSFPSSVSAVPSSSVPSSSSSVAAAQVSLGAPQGSAVGSATVSAPSGLGPVSSLAMGLNTASMGAPAAAAAATVSVSTTASTIPSSQTSSSRGSAASSGKAPPNLPPGVPPLLPNPYIVAPGLLHAYPPQVYGYDDLQMLQTRIPLDYYSIPFATPTTALTGREGSLTSNPYSGDLSKFGRGDASSPAPATTLAQTQQNQTQTHHTTQQPFLNPALPPGYSYTSLPYYTGMPGLPNTFQYGPAVFPVAPTSSKQHGVNVGVNASATAFQQASGYGSHGYSTGVSVTSSNTGVPDISGSVYTKTQSFEKQGFHAGTPAASFSLPSALGSGGPINPPAAAGYAPAPFMHILAPHQQPHSQILHHHLQQDGQSGTGQRSQNASIQQKSQINKSAYNSYNWGAN, from the exons ATGACGTCCATGGGCGGAAACCGAGCCCGGGGCAGCTGGGAGCAGACACAGGGCCAGACACAGAGCCAGACACAGCACAAGCAGAGGCCTCAG GCTACCGCAGAGCAGATCCGACTCGCACAGATGATCTCAGACCACAATGATGCGGACTTTGAAGAGAAGGTCAAACAG CTGATTGACATCACGGGCAAGGACCAAGATGAGTCTATGATCGCACTGCACGACTGCAATGGGGATGTTAACAGAGCCATCAACGTGTTGCTGGAGGGTAGCCCAGACACT GACTCCTGGGAAATGGTTGGAAAGAAGAAAGGGATGTCGGGTCAGAAGGAGACCAGCCAGGCAGAAACcggagaggaaggaaaagagaacagagagaaaggagcagaaaaaGACGCAGCACGTCGTCGAGGGGGGGCTCCACGCAAGGGCCGCGGAGCCAGCAGGGGACGAGAGT TTCGTGGTCAGGAGAACGGTCTGGATGGAGGCAAAGCTGGAGGCgctggaagaggagcagacCGAGGCCGAAGGggaagaggcagaggaaggGGAAGCGTTG GAGTATCTGGACGGCGAGGCGGCAGGTTCTCGGCGCAGGGCATGGG AACGTTCAACCCTGCGGACTATGCGGAGCCGGCCCAGACAGAAGAAAACTATGGAGGGGGCAGTACCTGGAACAACACGGGAAAtatggagatggaggagggagcaA GGTTGGAGTATTCTGCAGGAGAGGGAACGAATTATCCACCCAAGTTCGACTCTGCTCCTG GTGCCTGGAGGTCTGCAGCGGAGGAGTGGGGCACTGAGGAATATAATGAAGAT CTTTCAGAGCCCAAGGTATTTACAGCTTCCAGCGTGGCGTCGATGCCTCTTCCTCAAGAGAATGTGACCATCACCAAAGGACAGAG GATTGACATCGCAGTGCTTCTGGGGAAGACtcccccctcgtcctcctctgagacAGAAGCTGCCCCCATGGAGGCCGCCCAGCCCCCCTCACTGTCCCAATCACTGGTTTTCAGCAACTCCAAGCAAGGGGTGCCACTCTCTCAAACATCCTCCAGCGCCCCGTACTCCCAGCACAACATG GTCAGCATGCTGAGCAAGGGATTCGGGGAGGTCGGGGACCCTAAAGGAGCGAGCTCAGGCACCACCGGCTCCCAGTTCCTGGAGCAGTATAAAACAGCCCAGGCTCTGGCTCAGCTGGCAGCTCAGCACTCCCAGACTGGACCCCCCAACACAGCCCCCTCCTCCTGGGACACCAGTGCCGCCTCTCTGGCTCAATACG ACATGAAGACTCAGACGGAGTCTGCGATCCACACGCCCTTTACAAAGCGGCAGCCCTACCAGGCCGCCACCTCAACCTCGTCCATGTtggatgttttcctgcaggaCAAAGGCctgcctccttcctcttctgtctcctcGCCCTCTTCCCTAGCGCAACAGACGACATCCTCGCCCCATGTGGTGCCTCCGCCTGCTTCCTCCCTCCCCAAAATGGCAGCAGTTCCCTCGCTTGTTCAGCAGGTTTCACCGAGTTCATCAGACGCGCAGGGCTCGAGTCCGCTGCCGCTGCaacaacacaaactcaaacagcagaagaagaggaccTCCATCACGACAAAG ATTCCTGCCATGGCGGTGGAGATGCCTGGCTCAACAGACATCTCAGGCCTTAATCTCCAGTTTGGAGCGCTGCAGTTTGGGTCGGAGCCCGTCCTGCCGGAGTACGAGTCTACGTCTAGCACCACCACACCAGGCAACCAGGTCCAGAACAGTCTCTACACCAGCCCCAACAG TGAATCGACTCCAGCTTTGTCCAATTCCAGCCAGATGGACATGTACGATCAGAGACCGCCTCAGACGCGCCGATACCCACCTTCAGTTTCCTCCTCCCCGCAAAAAGACATGCAGCCCAAA AATGGCTTCAGTTCAATACAAGCATCGCAATCTGTGGAAG CTGCAGCAGGCTCTGCAGTATCAGTAAAGCCGGCGCCCGACTCCGTCGCGCCTTCGTCCGTCTCCAGCATGGGCACGTTGACAGACACTGGCTCGGGCCCCGCCTCCTTGTTGACCACGTCCAATCAGACATCCTTGAGCGGTCTTGGGCATAATAAAGACCTGCCTCCGAGCACCATCCCCCCTCCCCAGCACAACAA CTCTCACCCATCACAACAGAACAGCCTTGCTCCGTCTTCAGTCAGGACATCCAACACGAGCTTACTG CACCCCAGCGTAGACGGAGACTCCAGCCTGCACTCTTCATCCTTCCCCTCCTCGGTCTCGGCCGTTCCGTCGTCGTCggtcccctcctcctcttcctccgtgGCGGCCGCTCAGGTGTCCCTCGGGGCTCCCCAGGGGTCCGCGGTGGGCTCCGCCACGGTTTCGGCCCCCTCCGGCCTCGGCCCCGTCAGCAGTCTGGCCATGGGCCTCAACACTGCCTCCATGGGGGCTCCAgccgctgcagccgccgccacAGTGTCCGTCTCCACGACGGCCTCGACCATTCCCTCGTCACAAACCTCGTCGTCACGCGGCTCTGCAGCGTCCTCAG GGAAAGCACCTCCAAACCTGCCACCTGGAGTGCCCCCTCTACTGCCCAACCCTTACATTGTGGCTCCTGGACTACTGCATGCGTACCCT CCTCAGGTGTACGGCTACGATGACCTACAGATGCTGCAGACGAGAATACCGCTG GATTACTACAGCATTCCCTTTGCTACTCCGACGACGGCACTGACTGGCAGAGAGGGCAGCCTGACAAGCAACCCGTACTCTG GTGACTTGTCCAAGTTCGGCCGAGGGGACGCGTCGTCCCCGGCTCCCGCCACCACGTTGGCGCAAACGCAACAGAATCAGACGCAGACGCATCACACGACGCAGCAGCCGTTCCTCAACCCCGCGCTGCCGCCTGGCTACAGCTACACGAGCCTCCCGTACTACACCGGCATGCCAGGCCTGCCCAATACCTTCCAGTACGGACCTGCTGTGTTTCCG GTGGCTCCTACCTCGTCAAAACAGCACGGTGTGAATGTCGGCGTCAACGCGTCGGCCACGGCCTTCCAGCAGGCCAGTGGCTACGGTTCCCATGGATACAGCACTG GAGTCTCTGTGACGTCAAGCAACACAGGAGTACCAGATATTTcagggtctgtttacacaaagACACAG TCGTTTGAGAAGCAGGGTTTCCACGCCGGGACGCCGGCGGCCTCCTTCAGCCTGCCCTCTGCGCTGGGGAGCGGCGGGCCCATCAACCCCCCAGCTGCAGCCGGCTACGCTCCGGCCCCCTTCATGCACATCCTGGCCCCACACCAACAGCCCCACTCCCAGATTCTGCAccaccacctgcagcaggacggACAG AGCGGCACTGGACAGCGCAGCCAGAACGCCTCCATTCAGCAGAAGTCCCAGATCAACAAGTCGGCTTACAACAGCTACAACTGGGGTGCAAACTAA
- the ubap2l gene encoding ubiquitin-associated protein 2-like isoform X1: MTSMGGNRARGSWEQTQGQTQSQTQHKQRPQATAEQIRLAQMISDHNDADFEEKVKQLIDITGKDQDESMIALHDCNGDVNRAINVLLEGSPDTDSWEMVGKKKGMSGQKETSQAETGEEGKENREKGAEKDAARRRGGAPRKGRGASRGREFRGQENGLDGGKAGGAGRGADRGRRGRGRGRGSVGVSGRRGGRFSAQGMGQIDKGPRYDFAEGERTFNPADYAEPAQTEENYGGGSTWNNTGNMEMEEGARLEYSAGEGTNYPPKFDSAPGAWRSAAEEWGTEEYNEDLSEPKVFTASSVASMPLPQENVTITKGQRIDIAVLLGKTPPSSSSETEAAPMEAAQPPSLSQSLVFSNSKQGVPLSQTSSSAPYSQHNMVSMLSKGFGEVGDPKGASSGTTGSQFLEQYKTAQALAQLAAQHSQTGPPNTAPSSWDTSAASLAQYDMKTQTESAIHTPFTKRQPYQAATSTSSMLDVFLQDKGLPPSSSVSSPSSLAQQTTSSPHVVPPPASSLPKMAAVPSLVQQVSPSSSDAQGSSPLPLQQHKLKQQKKRTSITTKIPAMAVEMPGSTDISGLNLQFGALQFGSEPVLPEYESTSSTTTPGNQVQNSLYTSPNSESTPALSNSSQMDMYDQRPPQTRRYPPSVSSSPQKDMQPKNGFSSIQASQSVEAAAGSAVSVKPAPDSVAPSSVSSMGTLTDTGSGPASLLTTSNQTSLSGLGHNKDLPPSTIPPPQHNNSHPSQQNSLAPSSVRTSNTSLLHPSVDGDSSLHSSSFPSSVSAVPSSSVPSSSSSVAAAQVSLGAPQGSAVGSATVSAPSGLGPVSSLAMGLNTASMGAPAAAAAATVSVSTTASTIPSSQTSSSRGSAASSGKAPPNLPPGVPPLLPNPYIVAPGLLHAYPPQVYGYDDLQMLQTRIPLDYYSIPFATPTTALTGREGSLTSNPYSGDLSKFGRGDASSPAPATTLAQTQQNQTQTHHTTQQPFLNPALPPGYSYTSLPYYTGMPGLPNTFQYGPAVFPVAPTSSKQHGVNVGVNASATAFQQASGYGSHGYSTGYEDVGQASGSGDFCKGGYGTAVAAAASAQNKPASSVTGPGVGVSVTSSNTGVPDISGPDVSRPRCLLQSFEKQGFHAGTPAASFSLPSALGSGGPINPPAAAGYAPAPFMHILAPHQQPHSQILHHHLQQDGQSGTGQRSQNASIQQKSQINKSAYNSYNWGAN; encoded by the exons ATGACGTCCATGGGCGGAAACCGAGCCCGGGGCAGCTGGGAGCAGACACAGGGCCAGACACAGAGCCAGACACAGCACAAGCAGAGGCCTCAG GCTACCGCAGAGCAGATCCGACTCGCACAGATGATCTCAGACCACAATGATGCGGACTTTGAAGAGAAGGTCAAACAG CTGATTGACATCACGGGCAAGGACCAAGATGAGTCTATGATCGCACTGCACGACTGCAATGGGGATGTTAACAGAGCCATCAACGTGTTGCTGGAGGGTAGCCCAGACACT GACTCCTGGGAAATGGTTGGAAAGAAGAAAGGGATGTCGGGTCAGAAGGAGACCAGCCAGGCAGAAACcggagaggaaggaaaagagaacagagagaaaggagcagaaaaaGACGCAGCACGTCGTCGAGGGGGGGCTCCACGCAAGGGCCGCGGAGCCAGCAGGGGACGAGAGT TTCGTGGTCAGGAGAACGGTCTGGATGGAGGCAAAGCTGGAGGCgctggaagaggagcagacCGAGGCCGAAGGggaagaggcagaggaaggGGAAGCGTTG GAGTATCTGGACGGCGAGGCGGCAGGTTCTCGGCGCAGGGCATGGG CCAGATTGATAAGGGGCCCAGATATGATTTTGCAGAAGGTGAGAG AACGTTCAACCCTGCGGACTATGCGGAGCCGGCCCAGACAGAAGAAAACTATGGAGGGGGCAGTACCTGGAACAACACGGGAAAtatggagatggaggagggagcaA GGTTGGAGTATTCTGCAGGAGAGGGAACGAATTATCCACCCAAGTTCGACTCTGCTCCTG GTGCCTGGAGGTCTGCAGCGGAGGAGTGGGGCACTGAGGAATATAATGAAGAT CTTTCAGAGCCCAAGGTATTTACAGCTTCCAGCGTGGCGTCGATGCCTCTTCCTCAAGAGAATGTGACCATCACCAAAGGACAGAG GATTGACATCGCAGTGCTTCTGGGGAAGACtcccccctcgtcctcctctgagacAGAAGCTGCCCCCATGGAGGCCGCCCAGCCCCCCTCACTGTCCCAATCACTGGTTTTCAGCAACTCCAAGCAAGGGGTGCCACTCTCTCAAACATCCTCCAGCGCCCCGTACTCCCAGCACAACATG GTCAGCATGCTGAGCAAGGGATTCGGGGAGGTCGGGGACCCTAAAGGAGCGAGCTCAGGCACCACCGGCTCCCAGTTCCTGGAGCAGTATAAAACAGCCCAGGCTCTGGCTCAGCTGGCAGCTCAGCACTCCCAGACTGGACCCCCCAACACAGCCCCCTCCTCCTGGGACACCAGTGCCGCCTCTCTGGCTCAATACG ACATGAAGACTCAGACGGAGTCTGCGATCCACACGCCCTTTACAAAGCGGCAGCCCTACCAGGCCGCCACCTCAACCTCGTCCATGTtggatgttttcctgcaggaCAAAGGCctgcctccttcctcttctgtctcctcGCCCTCTTCCCTAGCGCAACAGACGACATCCTCGCCCCATGTGGTGCCTCCGCCTGCTTCCTCCCTCCCCAAAATGGCAGCAGTTCCCTCGCTTGTTCAGCAGGTTTCACCGAGTTCATCAGACGCGCAGGGCTCGAGTCCGCTGCCGCTGCaacaacacaaactcaaacagcagaagaagaggaccTCCATCACGACAAAG ATTCCTGCCATGGCGGTGGAGATGCCTGGCTCAACAGACATCTCAGGCCTTAATCTCCAGTTTGGAGCGCTGCAGTTTGGGTCGGAGCCCGTCCTGCCGGAGTACGAGTCTACGTCTAGCACCACCACACCAGGCAACCAGGTCCAGAACAGTCTCTACACCAGCCCCAACAG TGAATCGACTCCAGCTTTGTCCAATTCCAGCCAGATGGACATGTACGATCAGAGACCGCCTCAGACGCGCCGATACCCACCTTCAGTTTCCTCCTCCCCGCAAAAAGACATGCAGCCCAAA AATGGCTTCAGTTCAATACAAGCATCGCAATCTGTGGAAG CTGCAGCAGGCTCTGCAGTATCAGTAAAGCCGGCGCCCGACTCCGTCGCGCCTTCGTCCGTCTCCAGCATGGGCACGTTGACAGACACTGGCTCGGGCCCCGCCTCCTTGTTGACCACGTCCAATCAGACATCCTTGAGCGGTCTTGGGCATAATAAAGACCTGCCTCCGAGCACCATCCCCCCTCCCCAGCACAACAA CTCTCACCCATCACAACAGAACAGCCTTGCTCCGTCTTCAGTCAGGACATCCAACACGAGCTTACTG CACCCCAGCGTAGACGGAGACTCCAGCCTGCACTCTTCATCCTTCCCCTCCTCGGTCTCGGCCGTTCCGTCGTCGTCggtcccctcctcctcttcctccgtgGCGGCCGCTCAGGTGTCCCTCGGGGCTCCCCAGGGGTCCGCGGTGGGCTCCGCCACGGTTTCGGCCCCCTCCGGCCTCGGCCCCGTCAGCAGTCTGGCCATGGGCCTCAACACTGCCTCCATGGGGGCTCCAgccgctgcagccgccgccacAGTGTCCGTCTCCACGACGGCCTCGACCATTCCCTCGTCACAAACCTCGTCGTCACGCGGCTCTGCAGCGTCCTCAG GGAAAGCACCTCCAAACCTGCCACCTGGAGTGCCCCCTCTACTGCCCAACCCTTACATTGTGGCTCCTGGACTACTGCATGCGTACCCT CCTCAGGTGTACGGCTACGATGACCTACAGATGCTGCAGACGAGAATACCGCTG GATTACTACAGCATTCCCTTTGCTACTCCGACGACGGCACTGACTGGCAGAGAGGGCAGCCTGACAAGCAACCCGTACTCTG GTGACTTGTCCAAGTTCGGCCGAGGGGACGCGTCGTCCCCGGCTCCCGCCACCACGTTGGCGCAAACGCAACAGAATCAGACGCAGACGCATCACACGACGCAGCAGCCGTTCCTCAACCCCGCGCTGCCGCCTGGCTACAGCTACACGAGCCTCCCGTACTACACCGGCATGCCAGGCCTGCCCAATACCTTCCAGTACGGACCTGCTGTGTTTCCG GTGGCTCCTACCTCGTCAAAACAGCACGGTGTGAATGTCGGCGTCAACGCGTCGGCCACGGCCTTCCAGCAGGCCAGTGGCTACGGTTCCCATGGATACAGCACTG GCTATGAGGATGTGGGCCAGGCTTCAGGGAGTGGGGATTTCTGTAAGGGCGGATACGGCACTGCCGTGGCCGCCGCAGCTTCTGCACAAAACAAGCCAGCCAGCTCTGTCACCGGGCCTGGAGTCG GAGTCTCTGTGACGTCAAGCAACACAGGAGTACCAGATATTTcagg CCCTGACGTCTCTCGGCCTCGCTGTCTCCTGCAGTCGTTTGAGAAGCAGGGTTTCCACGCCGGGACGCCGGCGGCCTCCTTCAGCCTGCCCTCTGCGCTGGGGAGCGGCGGGCCCATCAACCCCCCAGCTGCAGCCGGCTACGCTCCGGCCCCCTTCATGCACATCCTGGCCCCACACCAACAGCCCCACTCCCAGATTCTGCAccaccacctgcagcaggacggACAG AGCGGCACTGGACAGCGCAGCCAGAACGCCTCCATTCAGCAGAAGTCCCAGATCAACAAGTCGGCTTACAACAGCTACAACTGGGGTGCAAACTAA
- the ubap2l gene encoding ubiquitin-associated protein 2-like isoform X7, which translates to MTSMGGNRARGSWEQTQGQTQSQTQHKQRPQATAEQIRLAQMISDHNDADFEEKVKQLIDITGKDQDESMIALHDCNGDVNRAINVLLEGSPDTDSWEMVGKKKGMSGQKETSQAETGEEGKENREKGAEKDAARRRGGAPRKGRGASRGREFRGQENGLDGGKAGGAGRGADRGRRGRGRGRGSVGVSGRRGGRFSAQGMGTFNPADYAEPAQTEENYGGGSTWNNTGNMEMEEGARLEYSAGEGTNYPPKFDSAPGAWRSAAEEWGTEEYNEDLSEPKVFTASSVASMPLPQENVTITKGQRIDIAVLLGKTPPSSSSETEAAPMEAAQPPSLSQSLVFSNSKQGVPLSQTSSSAPYSQHNMVSMLSKGFGEVGDPKGASSGTTGSQFLEQYKTAQALAQLAAQHSQTGPPNTAPSSWDTSAASLAQYDMKTQTESAIHTPFTKRQPYQAATSTSSMLDVFLQDKGLPPSSSVSSPSSLAQQTTSSPHVVPPPASSLPKMAAVPSLVQQVSPSSSDAQGSSPLPLQQHKLKQQKKRTSITTKIPAMAVEMPGSTDISGLNLQFGALQFGSEPVLPEYESTSSTTTPGNQVQNSLYTSPNSESTPALSNSSQMDMYDQRPPQTRRYPPSVSSSPQKDMQPKNGFSSIQASQSVEAAAGSAVSVKPAPDSVAPSSVSSMGTLTDTGSGPASLLTTSNQTSLSGLGHNKDLPPSTIPPPQHNNSHPSQQNSLAPSSVRTSNTSLLHPSVDGDSSLHSSSFPSSVSAVPSSSVPSSSSSVAAAQVSLGAPQGSAVGSATVSAPSGLGPVSSLAMGLNTASMGAPAAAAAATVSVSTTASTIPSSQTSSSRGSAASSGKAPPNLPPGVPPLLPNPYIVAPGLLHAYPPQVYGYDDLQMLQTRIPLDYYSIPFATPTTALTGREGSLTSNPYSGDLSKFGRGDASSPAPATTLAQTQQNQTQTHHTTQQPFLNPALPPGYSYTSLPYYTGMPGLPNTFQYGPAVFPVAPTSSKQHGVNVGVNASATAFQQASGYGSHGYSTGYEDVGQASGSGDFCKGGYGTAVAAAASAQNKPASSVTGPGVGVSVTSSNTGVPDISGSVYTKTQSFEKQGFHAGTPAASFSLPSALGSGGPINPPAAAGYAPAPFMHILAPHQQPHSQILHHHLQQDGQSGTGQRSQNASIQQKSQINKSAYNSYNWGAN; encoded by the exons ATGACGTCCATGGGCGGAAACCGAGCCCGGGGCAGCTGGGAGCAGACACAGGGCCAGACACAGAGCCAGACACAGCACAAGCAGAGGCCTCAG GCTACCGCAGAGCAGATCCGACTCGCACAGATGATCTCAGACCACAATGATGCGGACTTTGAAGAGAAGGTCAAACAG CTGATTGACATCACGGGCAAGGACCAAGATGAGTCTATGATCGCACTGCACGACTGCAATGGGGATGTTAACAGAGCCATCAACGTGTTGCTGGAGGGTAGCCCAGACACT GACTCCTGGGAAATGGTTGGAAAGAAGAAAGGGATGTCGGGTCAGAAGGAGACCAGCCAGGCAGAAACcggagaggaaggaaaagagaacagagagaaaggagcagaaaaaGACGCAGCACGTCGTCGAGGGGGGGCTCCACGCAAGGGCCGCGGAGCCAGCAGGGGACGAGAGT TTCGTGGTCAGGAGAACGGTCTGGATGGAGGCAAAGCTGGAGGCgctggaagaggagcagacCGAGGCCGAAGGggaagaggcagaggaaggGGAAGCGTTG GAGTATCTGGACGGCGAGGCGGCAGGTTCTCGGCGCAGGGCATGGG AACGTTCAACCCTGCGGACTATGCGGAGCCGGCCCAGACAGAAGAAAACTATGGAGGGGGCAGTACCTGGAACAACACGGGAAAtatggagatggaggagggagcaA GGTTGGAGTATTCTGCAGGAGAGGGAACGAATTATCCACCCAAGTTCGACTCTGCTCCTG GTGCCTGGAGGTCTGCAGCGGAGGAGTGGGGCACTGAGGAATATAATGAAGAT CTTTCAGAGCCCAAGGTATTTACAGCTTCCAGCGTGGCGTCGATGCCTCTTCCTCAAGAGAATGTGACCATCACCAAAGGACAGAG GATTGACATCGCAGTGCTTCTGGGGAAGACtcccccctcgtcctcctctgagacAGAAGCTGCCCCCATGGAGGCCGCCCAGCCCCCCTCACTGTCCCAATCACTGGTTTTCAGCAACTCCAAGCAAGGGGTGCCACTCTCTCAAACATCCTCCAGCGCCCCGTACTCCCAGCACAACATG GTCAGCATGCTGAGCAAGGGATTCGGGGAGGTCGGGGACCCTAAAGGAGCGAGCTCAGGCACCACCGGCTCCCAGTTCCTGGAGCAGTATAAAACAGCCCAGGCTCTGGCTCAGCTGGCAGCTCAGCACTCCCAGACTGGACCCCCCAACACAGCCCCCTCCTCCTGGGACACCAGTGCCGCCTCTCTGGCTCAATACG ACATGAAGACTCAGACGGAGTCTGCGATCCACACGCCCTTTACAAAGCGGCAGCCCTACCAGGCCGCCACCTCAACCTCGTCCATGTtggatgttttcctgcaggaCAAAGGCctgcctccttcctcttctgtctcctcGCCCTCTTCCCTAGCGCAACAGACGACATCCTCGCCCCATGTGGTGCCTCCGCCTGCTTCCTCCCTCCCCAAAATGGCAGCAGTTCCCTCGCTTGTTCAGCAGGTTTCACCGAGTTCATCAGACGCGCAGGGCTCGAGTCCGCTGCCGCTGCaacaacacaaactcaaacagcagaagaagaggaccTCCATCACGACAAAG ATTCCTGCCATGGCGGTGGAGATGCCTGGCTCAACAGACATCTCAGGCCTTAATCTCCAGTTTGGAGCGCTGCAGTTTGGGTCGGAGCCCGTCCTGCCGGAGTACGAGTCTACGTCTAGCACCACCACACCAGGCAACCAGGTCCAGAACAGTCTCTACACCAGCCCCAACAG TGAATCGACTCCAGCTTTGTCCAATTCCAGCCAGATGGACATGTACGATCAGAGACCGCCTCAGACGCGCCGATACCCACCTTCAGTTTCCTCCTCCCCGCAAAAAGACATGCAGCCCAAA AATGGCTTCAGTTCAATACAAGCATCGCAATCTGTGGAAG CTGCAGCAGGCTCTGCAGTATCAGTAAAGCCGGCGCCCGACTCCGTCGCGCCTTCGTCCGTCTCCAGCATGGGCACGTTGACAGACACTGGCTCGGGCCCCGCCTCCTTGTTGACCACGTCCAATCAGACATCCTTGAGCGGTCTTGGGCATAATAAAGACCTGCCTCCGAGCACCATCCCCCCTCCCCAGCACAACAA CTCTCACCCATCACAACAGAACAGCCTTGCTCCGTCTTCAGTCAGGACATCCAACACGAGCTTACTG CACCCCAGCGTAGACGGAGACTCCAGCCTGCACTCTTCATCCTTCCCCTCCTCGGTCTCGGCCGTTCCGTCGTCGTCggtcccctcctcctcttcctccgtgGCGGCCGCTCAGGTGTCCCTCGGGGCTCCCCAGGGGTCCGCGGTGGGCTCCGCCACGGTTTCGGCCCCCTCCGGCCTCGGCCCCGTCAGCAGTCTGGCCATGGGCCTCAACACTGCCTCCATGGGGGCTCCAgccgctgcagccgccgccacAGTGTCCGTCTCCACGACGGCCTCGACCATTCCCTCGTCACAAACCTCGTCGTCACGCGGCTCTGCAGCGTCCTCAG GGAAAGCACCTCCAAACCTGCCACCTGGAGTGCCCCCTCTACTGCCCAACCCTTACATTGTGGCTCCTGGACTACTGCATGCGTACCCT CCTCAGGTGTACGGCTACGATGACCTACAGATGCTGCAGACGAGAATACCGCTG GATTACTACAGCATTCCCTTTGCTACTCCGACGACGGCACTGACTGGCAGAGAGGGCAGCCTGACAAGCAACCCGTACTCTG GTGACTTGTCCAAGTTCGGCCGAGGGGACGCGTCGTCCCCGGCTCCCGCCACCACGTTGGCGCAAACGCAACAGAATCAGACGCAGACGCATCACACGACGCAGCAGCCGTTCCTCAACCCCGCGCTGCCGCCTGGCTACAGCTACACGAGCCTCCCGTACTACACCGGCATGCCAGGCCTGCCCAATACCTTCCAGTACGGACCTGCTGTGTTTCCG GTGGCTCCTACCTCGTCAAAACAGCACGGTGTGAATGTCGGCGTCAACGCGTCGGCCACGGCCTTCCAGCAGGCCAGTGGCTACGGTTCCCATGGATACAGCACTG GCTATGAGGATGTGGGCCAGGCTTCAGGGAGTGGGGATTTCTGTAAGGGCGGATACGGCACTGCCGTGGCCGCCGCAGCTTCTGCACAAAACAAGCCAGCCAGCTCTGTCACCGGGCCTGGAGTCG GAGTCTCTGTGACGTCAAGCAACACAGGAGTACCAGATATTTcagggtctgtttacacaaagACACAG TCGTTTGAGAAGCAGGGTTTCCACGCCGGGACGCCGGCGGCCTCCTTCAGCCTGCCCTCTGCGCTGGGGAGCGGCGGGCCCATCAACCCCCCAGCTGCAGCCGGCTACGCTCCGGCCCCCTTCATGCACATCCTGGCCCCACACCAACAGCCCCACTCCCAGATTCTGCAccaccacctgcagcaggacggACAG AGCGGCACTGGACAGCGCAGCCAGAACGCCTCCATTCAGCAGAAGTCCCAGATCAACAAGTCGGCTTACAACAGCTACAACTGGGGTGCAAACTAA